ACAGCTTCCGCCCCTATTGTGAAAAGAAGCAGATTCATCTGATTACCCACCTAGAGCCGTGTCCCCCGGTGTACCTGGATGTCGAAAAGTTCGACAAGGTGCTGTACAACCTGCTGTCGAACGCCATGAAGTTCACGCCGTCGGGCGGCACAATTACCGTCACCGTGGCTCCAGCAGGGGATCATTGCCAGATTCGGGTGCAGGATACGGGCATCGGCATCCGTGCTGACCAGATTCCGCATCTGTTTGAGCGATTCCGTCAGGCCGACGGTTCTGCTAGCCGCAGCTACGAGGGCAGCGGTTTGGGACTGGCACTGGTGAAGGAACTGGTCGAAATGCACGGCGGCCAGGTAACGGTGGAATCGGTCTATGGCGAGGGTACGTCCTTTATCGTGTGGTTGCAAACCGGACTGACCCATCTGCCGTCCGACCAGGTGATCGAGATTCCCGCTGAGTTGGAGCATAGCCGCTCTACGGTGGAACTGGCGGATATTGAGGGCGATCTAGCGCTTGCCCAGGATACAGAGCAGCGACCCGTGGCGATCGCCCCTTCCCCCAACGCTCCCCCGACCCAGATTACGGGCGCACCGGCCCTAGAGTCGCTGCCCCTTGCCCAAGCTGCTGCCACTTCACAAAGCACGGTCTTGGTGGTAGATGACAACGCCGACATGCGCGGCTATGTGTCCAGCGTCTTGCAGCAGGCGGGCTATCAGGTGATTACTGCCCGCAACGGAGCCGAAGGCTTTATGACGGCCCAGGTGCATCGTCCGCAGCTCATCCTGACCGACCTGATGATGCCGCTGGTGTCGGGGCTGGAGTTAATCCAGATGGTGCGCCAGGACGACGACCTGAGGGGCACGCCCATCGTGCTGGTCACTGCTAAGGCCGACGAAGAAACCCGCATTGAAGGAGCCGAAAAGGGAGCCGACGGCTATCTTTCTAAGCCGTTTAACGCACGGGAACTGGTGGCCGAGGTGCGGAACTTGCTGGCGCTGAAAGAGAGCGAACGGCGCGTGGCGGAGCTAAATACCTATCTGACGGAATCGGTGCTGAAGCGATTTTTGCCGCCGTCGCTGGTGGAAAAAGCGGCACGGGGCAACCTGGCGCTGGATTTGCGACCGGAACCGCGCATGATTACGGTTCTGTTTAGCGACATTATCGGGTTTACGCAGCTTTCCAACACGCTGCGATCGCGCCGGGTGGCCGAACTGCTGAACGAGTATCTGACCGAAATGACCCACGCCATTTTTGAGCATGGTGGCACGGTTGATAAGTTCATGGGCGATGCGATTTTGGCGATCTTTGGTGCGCCAGAGGAAATTAGCCCCAACGAGCAGGTGAAGCGGGCGATCGCCGCTGCCCAGCAGATGTATCGCACCCTCGACAAGCTCAACGAGCGCTGGCAGGCTCAGGGCATCAGCCGCGTCCAGTTTCGCTGCGGCATCCACCAGGGAACGGCCGTCGTCGGCATGTTCGGCGGCTCCGAACGCACCGACTACACCGCTATCGGCCCCAGCGTTAACATTGCTGCCCGCATCCAGGAAGCCGCCGAACCCGATACGATTCTGGTGTCTGCTGCCGTGGCCGATTACCTGGATCAGCACACGATTACCAAGTTCAGCCCGCTGGAACTCAAGGGCGTAGATGAGACTGTGCTGACCTTCGCCATTCGCATCGATCACCTAGACGAGGCGATTGCCAAGACACAAGGATAAGATAATCCAAGTTGTCCAGCCAAAATCGCTTATCCAAAATCACCCAGCTAAACTCTAAAATCGCCCCAGGCCTTGCCGGATTTCTCGTCCCAAGCTTGCGCCTGTGATCAGGTTTCGAGACAATATCCTAGATATTCTAGAAAGATTCAAAGGAAGAAGTCGGCTTGACCTAATCCTGACGCAATTTTTGAGACCCATTATCACATCTCATCACATGCAGATTCGGGTTCAGCCGTTTACCGTCCACAAGCGAGTCCCGCTCACCATTAGCCGGGGAACGACGGCCGAAAGCACGAACCTGTGGCTAATTTTGGAACACGACGGGATTGAAGGCTGGGGCGAAGCGTCGCCGTTTGCCGCTGGGCGATCGCCCCAGACGACCAGCACGATCGCCGCCGCCCTGGAAGCCGCCGCACCACACCTGGCAGACTATACGCCCTACGACCAGCAGGCGATCGCCGCTCGTCTGGGGGAGCTGCACCTGCCCTCGGCGGCCCGGACTGCGCTGGATCTGGCGCTGCACGACTGGCTCGGCAAACGAGCGGGGCTGCCGCTGTGGAAGTTGTGGGGATTGGAGCGCGATCGCATCGTGCCCACCTCCATCACCATTGGCATCAACACACCGGAGTCCGCCCAGCAGCGACTCCGGGGCTGGCTGGAGCTAACCCAGGTTCACGCGGTGAAAATCAAGCTGGGCAGTCCGGCGGGGCTGGAAGCCGACCGCGCCATGTTTTCGGCGGTGCTGCAAGACGTGCCGACGGGCGCAAAGGTGAGCGTGGATGCCAACGGCGGCTGGGATTTGCCAGGGGCGATCGCCATGAGTCACTGGCTGGCAGAGCGCGGGGTCACCTATCTAGAACAGCCGCTCGCACCGGGACAGGAAGCCGATTTGCCAAAGCTCTACCGCGAGTCGCCGCTGCCGCTGTTTGCCGATGAAAGCTGCTTTGACCGCGCGGATATTCCCAAGCTGGGCGATCGCGTCCACGGCATTAATATCAAGCTCATGAAAGCGGGCGGGCTGAGTGAAGCGCTGGCAATGGTACATACGGCCCAAGCTCACGGCTTGCAGTTGATGTTTGGCTGCTATTCTGACAGCACGCTGGCCAACACCGCCGCCGCCCACCTCACGCCCTTTGCGACCCACGTCGATCTGGATAGCCACCTGAACCTGCTGGATGACCCGTTTCTCGGTGCGGAGATGCAGGAAGGACGGCTGATACCGGGCGATCGCCCT
The Thermoleptolyngbya sichuanensis A183 DNA segment above includes these coding regions:
- a CDS encoding dipeptide epimerase; this encodes MQIRVQPFTVHKRVPLTISRGTTAESTNLWLILEHDGIEGWGEASPFAAGRSPQTTSTIAAALEAAAPHLADYTPYDQQAIAARLGELHLPSAARTALDLALHDWLGKRAGLPLWKLWGLERDRIVPTSITIGINTPESAQQRLRGWLELTQVHAVKIKLGSPAGLEADRAMFSAVLQDVPTGAKVSVDANGGWDLPGAIAMSHWLAERGVTYLEQPLAPGQEADLPKLYRESPLPLFADESCFDRADIPKLGDRVHGINIKLMKAGGLSEALAMVHTAQAHGLQLMFGCYSDSTLANTAAAHLTPFATHVDLDSHLNLLDDPFLGAEMQEGRLIPGDRPGLGVYC